In a genomic window of Lonchura striata isolate bLonStr1 chromosome 4, bLonStr1.mat, whole genome shotgun sequence:
- the MRPL1 gene encoding large ribosomal subunit protein uL1m — translation MAAPSARCLWRALSPRCGWILPGLEQRLVPAVVGPVTSRPYAAATAKAAKKDAKRGRQEKEKVKEKVKEKPLPRRRPLLSKPVDDVYLTWLYRRPSYELEQAVAMLKRFQELDFTHPKQFVYINVFLDMALPKKKKVEPFSSGVSLPHRFTDEVNKVLVFTENEQEAEVAREHGAAIVGGVELIKWILEDEIQADFYVAVPAIIPKLIPLRNKLKKKYPSTRKNSLGSDIAKMVQFFRECHQYTVQDESVIKTRIARLDMPTEHIIANLKTIIHDICTFKPSNLDPIVQRLVIRSSTSEGLQLNLDGILPQVEKVEEKEEENAGDEDQQKPAQESVST, via the exons ATGGCGGCGCCCAGCGCCCGCTGCCTGTGGCGAG CGCTGTCCCCGCGGTGCGGCTGGATCCTCCCCGGGCTGGAGCAGCGACTCGTCCCCGCCGTGGTGGGCCCCGTGACTTCCCGGCCCTACGCGGCGGCTACAGCCAA AGCTGCCAAAAAGGATGCCAAGAGGGgcaggcaggagaaggagaaggtgaAGGAGAAGGTGAAGGAGAAGCCCCTCCCTCGGAGGCGGCCACTGTTGAGCAAGCCCGTGGACGACGTGTACCTGACATGGCTCTACAGGAGACCCTCCTATGAGCTGGAGCAGGCCGTGGCCATGCTCAAGAGGttccaggagctggacttcACCCACCCCAAGCAGTTTGTGTACATCAACGTGTTCCTGGACATGGCGCTGCCCAAGAAG AAAAAAGTGGAGCCTTTTTCCAGTGGTGTCTCTCTTCCCCATCGCTTTACGGATGAGGTGAACAAGGTTTTGGTGTTCACAGAG AATGAGCAAGAAGCTGAGGTAGCTCGGGAGCATGGGGCTGCCATCGTGGGAGGAGTTGAATTAATCAAATGg ATCCTGGAGGATGAAATCCAGGCTGATTTCTAcgtggctgtccctgccataATACCCAAGTTAATCCCCCTGAGGAACAAACTGAAGAAGAAGTACCCCAGCACCAGGAAAA attccCTGGGCAGTGACATTGCCAAAATGGTGCAGTTCTTCAGAGAATGCCACCAGTATACAGTACAGGATGAGAGTGTCATCAAGACAAGAATAGCCAGA CTGGATATGCCCACTGAGCACATAATTGCCAACCTGAAAACAATTATCCACGATATCTGCACCTTCAAGCCGTCCAATTTGG ATCCCATTGTGCAGAGGTTGGTTATCAGATCCTCCACCAGCGAAGGTCTGCAGCTGAACCTTGATGGAATCCTACCTCAGGTGGAGAaagtagaagaaaaagaggaagaaaatgcagGTGATGAGGATCAACAAAAACCTGCCCAAGAATCTGTTAGTACCTGA